The genomic interval ACAACTTCGGCGACGACAAGCCCTTCGAAGTGCAGCGCGCCATCCTGCGCCGCGCCTTCGATCTGGGCGTCACCCACTTCGACCTCGCAAACAACTACGGTCCGCCCTACGGCGCCGCCGAAACGAACTTCGGCCGCCACTTCAAGGACGACTTCAAGCCGTACCGCGACGAACTCATCATCTCCAGCAAGGCCGGCTACGACATGTGGCCGGGCCCGTACGGCAACTTTGGCTCCCGCAAGTACCTGCTGGCCAGCCTGGACCAGTCCCTGGAGCGCATGGGCCTGGATTACGTGGATATCTTCTACAGCCACCGTCCGGATCCGGAAACGCCGATGGAAGAGACCATGGGCGCGCTGGACCAGGCCGTCCGCTCGGGCAAGGCGCTGTACGCGGGCATCTCGTCCTACACCCCGGAGCAGACCCTCGAGGCCGCGCGGATCCTGAAGGAACTCGGTACGCCGCTGCTGATCCACCAGCCGAGCTACTCCATGCTGAACCGCTGGACCGAGAACGGCAGCCCCAACCTGTACGAGGCCCTGGAGCAGGTGGGCGCCGGCTGCATCGCCTTCTCGCCGCTGGCCCAGGGAATGCTCACAGGCCGCTACCTCAACGGCGTGCCCGCGGATTCCCGGGCAGCGCAGCACAAGTCACTCGACGAAGCCATGATCACGGACGAGAACCTGGACCGCGTCCGCGGGCTCAACCGGATCGCCGAGGGCCGGGGCCAGACCCTCGCGCAAATGGCGATCGCCTGGATCCTCCGCGAGCAGGGCAAGGGCTCCGCCGTGACATCCGCACTCGTTGGCGCTTCCAGCGTCCGGCAGCTGGAAGACACCCTGTCCGCCATTAACAACCTGGACTTCACCGCAGACGAGGTCAATGCCATCGACGAGTTCGCCGTCGAGTCGGACATCAACCTGTGGAAGCAGAAGTAACAACGTAACGCTTCAACTGACGGGGGCCGGGAACAATCCCGGCCCCCGCTTGGTTGGGTAAGATGAAAAGGCGCCGAATGGCGCACTGCCAGCGTGCCGCCGTCGTACTTTTCCGGTACTGACCGTCCTGGCGGCTGAAGTTGTCTTCAAAGGAGTTCCGTGTCTGCAAATCCGATTCGTGTTGCCATCGTTGGTGTGGGTAACTGCGCCGCCTCGCTCGTCCAGGGCGTGCAGTATTACCGTGACGCCGATCCCCAGGCCACGATCCCGGGTCTGATGCACGTGGAGTTCGGCAAGTACCACGTCAACGACGTCCAGTTTGTTGCCGCTTTTGATGTTGACGGCAAGAAGGTGGGCGTGGACCTCGCCGACGCCATCCTGGCCAGCGAGAACAACACCATCAAGATCGCCGACGTGCCCCCCACCGGCGTGACCGTCCAGCGCGGCCACACCCTGGACGGCCTCGGCAAGTACTACCTCGAGACCATCGAACAGTCACCCGAAGAGCCCGTTGACATCGTCGCCGCGCTCCGCGAATCCAAGGCCGACGTTATGGTCTGCTACCTCCCGGTTGGTTCCGAGGATGCAGCGCACTTCTACGCGCAGGCTGCCATCGACGCCGGCGTGGCGTTCGTCAACGCCCTCCCCGTATTCATCGCCGGCACCAAGGAATGGGCCGACAAGTTCACCGCCGCCGGCGTGCCGATCGTGGGCGACGACATCAAGAGCCAGATCGGTGCCACCATCACGCACCGCGTTATGGCCAAGCTCTTCGAAGACCGCGGCGTCACGCTGGACCGCACCTACCAGCTGAACGTCGGCGGCAACATGGACTTCAAGAACATGCTGGAGCGCGACCGCCTCGAGTCCAAGAAGATCTCCAAGACCCAGGCCGTGACCTCCAACGTTGAAGCCGACATTGCGCCGCGCAACGTCCACATCGGCCCGTCCGACTACGTCCAGTGGCTCGACGACCGCAAATGGGCCTTCGTCCGCCTCGAGGGCCGCAACTTCGGTGATGCCCCCGTGTCGCTCGAATACAAGCTCGAAGTCTGGGACTCACCGAACTCCGCCGGCGTGATCATCGACGCCATTCGCGCCGCCAAGATCGGCCTGGACCGCGGCATCGGCGGCCCGCTGCTCTCGGCCTCGAGCTACTTCATGAAGTCCCCGCCGGAGCAGTTCAACGACGACCTCGCCCGTGAAAAGGTAGAGGCCTTCATCCGCGGCGACCTCGAGCGCTAACCAAGCTCCACCCCTAGTTGCTCTATCAGTTGTAGTCCTCAAATCTATGGTTTGGCGACTACAACTGATAGGGCAACAGGCATTTAAGAGGACTGGAGCGCAAGCCGGACCTGATTGACGGCACGGCGGAAGTCGTGAGCCAAATCGTCTCCGTTGAATTTGAAGTACCTCCAGCCGGCGGCATTGAAGAGTTCGTCGCGGCGATTGTCGCGCGACTGCTGCTCGCGGGTCAGGTGATGGCCGCCGTCGTACTGTATGGCGATCCGCTGGGCGCGGTAGCCCAGGTCTGCCGCCGGCGAGTAGGGGTCAGACTCCACAATCCGCAGTTGCAGTTCCGGCTCCGGCAGGCCTGCGGAAGTCAAGGCGAGGCGTAGGAACGTCTCAGGCGCGGAATCGGCTCCGGAACGGATGAGCTCGGCGGCCTCCCTAGCCTTCACGATACCTTTGAGCTTCGGGTGCCGCTTCAGCATTTCGTGCAGCTCGGGAAGCGTTGACCACGGCGCCAGCCGGGCTTCGAGGCCGGGCCGGGGCTGACGGATCAGCTGGTCACCAACAGCCACCAGATCCTCCAGCGGTATGAGGCTGGCAAGGTCAAGCCAAGTCCGGGCCGGGGTGGAGATCCGCATCCCGTCCAGCACCATGACCTCCCCATCAAAGGCCAGGACAGTGTGGCCGACTACGCCCTCGCGCCGCACAGGCGGCAGGTTCCTGGGCTTGCTCAAATGGAGTTCCCGGCAGTCGCGGAACCAGCTAGGAAGCCAGAGCCCGAGCACGACGGCGGCCGTCAGATGAGAGATCCAGGCGCCCGGTGTGGCAGCTGAGAGTGCCCTGGCAAGTCCTCGGATCTCAAAGTCCCAGCCCGTGGGCAGATACAGCAACCGTCCGGCTGAGGCGAGGTCGGAGGAACGAAGTCTGCCGCTGCTCAGGTTGGCAGCTCGCGCCTCATGGACAGTGAACGGAACGGACGTGAGATGATCCGGCAGTGGCGAGGATGCGCGCATGTGCCATTGTTACCCGAAGCCAATCTCGCGCGCAGAAGTTATCCACAGGGACAGTTGCTCTATCACTCTTGGTCGCTTTGCCCCCGGAATAGGACCTCAAAGTGATAGAGCAACGTGTGTCAGGAGAGGCCCACCGGATTGCCGGCGTCGTCCACGTCCATGCGCATTGCGGCGGGGGCGGCCGGGAGGCCCGGCATCGTCATGACGGCGCCGGTCAGGGCCACGATGAAGCCCGCCCCGGTCTTGGGGATAAGGTCGCGGACGTGCACGGTGAAGCCTTTGGGAGCCCCCAGCCGGGAGGCATCATCCGTAAACGAGTACTGGGTCTTGGCCATGCAGACGGGAAGCCCGGACCAGCCGTTCTTTTCGATCTCGGCCAGGCGCTTCAGGGCGGGGACGGAGAAGTCCACACCGTCGGCGCCGTAGATCTCCTGCGCTATGGTCCGGATCTTCTCCTCCACAGGCAGGTCCAAGGGATACAGATGGTGGAAGCTGTTCGGCGCAGCAACCGCGGACGCAACCTTCGCGGCCAGCTCGTCTCCGCCGTCTCCGCCGCCGCCCCGGCCCCAGACGTCCGCCACGGCGGCCTGGACCGCCTCCGCCGCGCACCATTCCAGCAGCCAGTCCAATTCCTCCTCGGTGTCGGACGAAAACCTGTTGATGGCCACGACCGGCGCCACCCCGAACTTCTCCACGTTGTGTAGGTGCCGCCGGAGATTCGCGACGCCGGCCTGCAGCGCCTCGAGGTCGGGTTCCGTCAGCCTGTCCTTGGGCACGCCGCCGTGCATCTTGAGCGCACGGACGGTGGCCACGACCACCACGGCCGACGGCGCCACGTCCGCGATCCGTGCCTTGATGTCCATGTACTTTTCGGCGCCGAGGTCGGCGCCGAAGCCGGCCTCGGTGACCACGATGTCCGCGAGCCGCCGGGCCGTCTGGGTGGCGATCAGCGAATTGCAGCCGTGCGCGATGTTGGCGAACGGCCCGCCATGGACCAGCGCGGGAGTGCCGGCGATGGTCTGCACCAGGTTGGGCTTGATGGCTTCCTTCAGGAGCAGGGTCAGGGCACCCTGGACGCCGAGGTCCGCCACGGTGACCGGATCCCGCGAGTACGTGTAGCCGAACGTGATCCTGCCCAGGCGCTCGCGGAGGTCAGCCAGGCTGGTGGCCAGGCAGAAAACCGCCATGATCTCCGAGGCCACCGTGATGTCGAAGCCGTCTTGCCGGGGGACGCCTTGGGTGGGCCCGCCCAGGCCAATGATCACCTCGCGGAGCGACCTGTCATTCATGTCCAGGACCCGTTTGAACGTCATCCGCCGGGGGTCGATGTTCAGCTCGTTGCCCTGATAGATGTGGTTGTCCACGAGCGCCATCAGGGCATTGTTCGCAGACGTCACGGCATGGAAATCACCGGTGAAGTGCAGGTTGATCTCGTCCATCGGCAGCACCTGGGAGTAGCCGCCGCCGGTAGCCCCGCCCTTCATCCCCAGGATGGGGCCCAGCGACGGTTCACGCAGCGCGATCATCACCTTGTGCCCGGCCCGGGCCAGTGAATCGGCGAGCCCCACCGTGGTGGTCGACTTTCCCTCCCCAGCGGGCGTCGGCGACATCGCCGAGACCAGCACCACTTTCCCTGCAGGCTCCGGCGCCGTCAGGAGGGAGGGATCAACCTTCGCCTTGTACCGCCCGTAGAGTTCCAGGGCGGCGGCGTTGATGCCCGCGGCAGCCGCAATCTCCTCGATGGGCCTCATGGTGGCCTGCCGTGCGATCTCGAGGTCGCTGAGGGTATTCCGTTCAGACATCCTTGTCCTTTGGTTGGAGGCGGGGTACTAAAGGCCGACGGCGGCTGCCCGAGTCAGGGTGCCGGCACCGCCGGGATCAGCCGGCTGGCCAGCTGCTGTTCGACGGCGGCGTGGTACGTTTCCAGCGTGATGGCGGCAGTGCGGTTCCACCCCAGGTTCTCCGCCCGGATGGCCGCCGCCCGCCCCATGTCGGCGCGGGTGTCCGGGTCGTCGTACATAGCCTCGAGCGCGTCCGCCCAGTCCTTGGCATGGTGCCCGTCCACCAGCAGCCCGGTCCGGCCGTGGCAGATGGCGCGGGACAGCCCGCCCACCCGGGTGCCCACCACGGGGGTTCCGCAGGCCTGCGCTTCGATGGCCACCAGCCCGAACGATTCGCTGTAGGAAGGCATCACAACAACGTCGGCCGCCCGGAACCAGGAGGCCAGGTCAGACGCGCTGACCGGGGGAAGGTGCGTGACGACGTCGTCCATTCCGGACTCAGCGATCAGGTGCCGGAGGTTGAAATCCTTGTTCCCGCTGAGGGCACCCAAAATGGTGAGCCGCATGGCGATCTCGGGCCGCCGGGCCCGCAGCAATGCGGCGGCCTTGAGCAGTACCTGTGGGCCCTTCAGCCGCTGGATGCGGCCGGCGAAGACCAGGTGGAATGTCTCCGGCGGAACTCCCCGTTCGGCCCGGGAACGCGCGCGGAAGGCGGGAGTGAAGGTGCTGAGGTCCACGCCCGGCGGTGCGACGTCGATCCGGTCGTAATCGGCATCGTAGTGGGACACCAGCTCTTCGGCTTCGGCGGTGGTGTTGGCGATCAGGCGGGCGGCGCCGTCGACGATCCGGTGCTCGCCCTCTTCGCGCCGCCGCGGCTCTGGC from Pseudarthrobacter sp. SSS035 carries:
- the mgrA gene encoding L-glyceraldehyde 3-phosphate reductase; this translates as MTYSAAEDRYESMPYRRVGRSGLKLPAISLGLWHNFGDDKPFEVQRAILRRAFDLGVTHFDLANNYGPPYGAAETNFGRHFKDDFKPYRDELIISSKAGYDMWPGPYGNFGSRKYLLASLDQSLERMGLDYVDIFYSHRPDPETPMEETMGALDQAVRSGKALYAGISSYTPEQTLEAARILKELGTPLLIHQPSYSMLNRWTENGSPNLYEALEQVGAGCIAFSPLAQGMLTGRYLNGVPADSRAAQHKSLDEAMITDENLDRVRGLNRIAEGRGQTLAQMAIAWILREQGKGSAVTSALVGASSVRQLEDTLSAINNLDFTADEVNAIDEFAVESDINLWKQK
- a CDS encoding inositol-3-phosphate synthase yields the protein MSANPIRVAIVGVGNCAASLVQGVQYYRDADPQATIPGLMHVEFGKYHVNDVQFVAAFDVDGKKVGVDLADAILASENNTIKIADVPPTGVTVQRGHTLDGLGKYYLETIEQSPEEPVDIVAALRESKADVMVCYLPVGSEDAAHFYAQAAIDAGVAFVNALPVFIAGTKEWADKFTAAGVPIVGDDIKSQIGATITHRVMAKLFEDRGVTLDRTYQLNVGGNMDFKNMLERDRLESKKISKTQAVTSNVEADIAPRNVHIGPSDYVQWLDDRKWAFVRLEGRNFGDAPVSLEYKLEVWDSPNSAGVIIDAIRAAKIGLDRGIGGPLLSASSYFMKSPPEQFNDDLAREKVEAFIRGDLER
- a CDS encoding DUF559 domain-containing protein: MRASSPLPDHLTSVPFTVHEARAANLSSGRLRSSDLASAGRLLYLPTGWDFEIRGLARALSAATPGAWISHLTAAVVLGLWLPSWFRDCRELHLSKPRNLPPVRREGVVGHTVLAFDGEVMVLDGMRISTPARTWLDLASLIPLEDLVAVGDQLIRQPRPGLEARLAPWSTLPELHEMLKRHPKLKGIVKAREAAELIRSGADSAPETFLRLALTSAGLPEPELQLRIVESDPYSPAADLGYRAQRIAIQYDGGHHLTREQQSRDNRRDELFNAAGWRYFKFNGDDLAHDFRRAVNQVRLALQSS
- a CDS encoding formate--tetrahydrofolate ligase — its product is MSERNTLSDLEIARQATMRPIEEIAAAAGINAAALELYGRYKAKVDPSLLTAPEPAGKVVLVSAMSPTPAGEGKSTTTVGLADSLARAGHKVMIALREPSLGPILGMKGGATGGGYSQVLPMDEINLHFTGDFHAVTSANNALMALVDNHIYQGNELNIDPRRMTFKRVLDMNDRSLREVIIGLGGPTQGVPRQDGFDITVASEIMAVFCLATSLADLRERLGRITFGYTYSRDPVTVADLGVQGALTLLLKEAIKPNLVQTIAGTPALVHGGPFANIAHGCNSLIATQTARRLADIVVTEAGFGADLGAEKYMDIKARIADVAPSAVVVVATVRALKMHGGVPKDRLTEPDLEALQAGVANLRRHLHNVEKFGVAPVVAINRFSSDTEEELDWLLEWCAAEAVQAAVADVWGRGGGGDGGDELAAKVASAVAAPNSFHHLYPLDLPVEEKIRTIAQEIYGADGVDFSVPALKRLAEIEKNGWSGLPVCMAKTQYSFTDDASRLGAPKGFTVHVRDLIPKTGAGFIVALTGAVMTMPGLPAAPAAMRMDVDDAGNPVGLS
- the mshA gene encoding D-inositol-3-phosphate glycosyltransferase, translated to MTLIRRVALLSLHTSPMEQPGSGDAGGMNVYIRELASALAETGVEVEIFTRSTSAKQAAVEHPDPGVCVHNVLAGPPRKIPKEELPGLLHHMVAEIEQIRQRQPHGRYDVIHSHYWVSGIAGLELSELWGVPLVHTMHTMAKVKNLLLESGEQPEPRRREEGEHRIVDGAARLIANTTAEAEELVSHYDADYDRIDVAPPGVDLSTFTPAFRARSRAERGVPPETFHLVFAGRIQRLKGPQVLLKAAALLRARRPEIAMRLTILGALSGNKDFNLRHLIAESGMDDVVTHLPPVSASDLASWFRAADVVVMPSYSESFGLVAIEAQACGTPVVGTRVGGLSRAICHGRTGLLVDGHHAKDWADALEAMYDDPDTRADMGRAAAIRAENLGWNRTAAITLETYHAAVEQQLASRLIPAVPAP